A window of the Sporosarcina sp. FSL K6-2383 genome harbors these coding sequences:
- a CDS encoding acetamidase/formamidase family protein, producing MKTAVETLFVNSFIDGILDPAKEMLGPVKNGGHIIANTAPGCWGPMITPCIKGGHEVTKPVYVEGAEVGDAIVIKIKTIDVTSIATASGNDQPVEGRFVGDPFVAVKCPGCGTLYPETVIKGIGQEAIRCATCDTDITPFVFTSGYTITFDESGDVGITVSKEAAEKIAHDGRHYMRTPEASKQNPIVTFAPHDLVGTVARMRPFLGQLGTTPSKQLPDSHNAGDFGSFLVGAPHDYAVTQEELDEHRTDGHMDISRVRAGATLICPVKVAGGGVYLGDMHAMQGDGEIAGHTADVAGIVHLQVHVLKGVQLEGPILLPNEEDLPYTAKPLSAAEKQSALALAKKWGMEEIEESLPLSIVGTGSTLNAATDNGLSRAAKLFGVTVPEIMNRATITGSIEIGRHPGVVTVTLQVPKPYLTKANLYDAVDSQYKERA from the coding sequence ATGAAGACTGCCGTCGAAACGCTTTTTGTGAATTCATTCATTGATGGAATTTTGGATCCTGCCAAAGAGATGCTTGGTCCTGTGAAGAATGGCGGGCATATTATCGCCAATACTGCGCCAGGTTGTTGGGGACCGATGATTACGCCTTGTATTAAAGGTGGACATGAAGTTACGAAACCTGTTTATGTCGAGGGAGCGGAAGTTGGCGATGCGATTGTTATTAAAATCAAAACAATCGATGTTACGTCTATAGCGACTGCGTCTGGAAATGATCAACCTGTTGAAGGGCGTTTTGTGGGCGATCCGTTTGTGGCGGTGAAGTGCCCGGGATGTGGAACGCTTTATCCAGAAACAGTTATTAAGGGGATTGGTCAGGAAGCAATTCGCTGTGCAACTTGTGATACAGACATTACGCCATTTGTTTTCACAAGTGGCTATACGATTACATTTGATGAATCAGGCGATGTGGGTATTACGGTTTCGAAAGAGGCTGCGGAAAAAATTGCTCACGATGGTCGTCATTATATGCGGACGCCAGAAGCTTCTAAGCAAAATCCAATCGTTACATTTGCACCGCATGATCTCGTTGGAACAGTGGCACGTATGCGCCCGTTTTTAGGGCAGCTTGGTACAACACCGTCCAAGCAATTGCCGGATTCCCATAACGCAGGCGATTTTGGTTCTTTCCTAGTCGGTGCACCACATGATTATGCAGTGACTCAAGAGGAGTTGGACGAACATCGGACAGACGGTCATATGGACATTAGTCGAGTGCGTGCGGGTGCAACACTTATCTGTCCCGTGAAAGTAGCGGGTGGTGGGGTGTATTTGGGAGATATGCACGCGATGCAAGGAGACGGGGAAATTGCCGGCCATACAGCGGATGTTGCAGGCATTGTTCATCTGCAAGTCCATGTTTTAAAAGGTGTCCAGCTGGAAGGTCCGATATTACTGCCGAATGAAGAGGACTTACCTTATACGGCGAAGCCACTTTCCGCAGCAGAGAAACAATCCGCTCTCGCTCTAGCGAAAAAGTGGGGAATGGAAGAAATTGAAGAATCATTGCCATTGTCAATTGTTGGCACAGGATCAACGTTAAATGCAGCCACAGACAACGGTCTGTCACGTGCAGCTAAATTGTTCGGTGTAACTGTTCCGGAAATCATGAATCGTGCTACGATTACGGGCTCAATTGAAATCGGTCGCCATCCAGGTGTCGTCACTGTCACTCTGCAAGTACCCAAGCCATATCTTACGAAAGCGAACTTATATGATGCAGTAGATTCACAATATAAAGAGCGTGCATAG
- a CDS encoding D-glycerate dehydrogenase, which produces MKQRIFITRKLDDGVLAPLREKFDVRMWESESESVPRDILLQEVAEVDALWTVLADNVDRELFEMAPKLKVVSNLAVGHNNIDLEVAKERGIIVTNTPGVLTETTADLTFGLLLATARRLMEAENDVRTGNWTSWSPMGYTGMDVGGATLGIVGMGRIGEAVARRAKGFDMRILYHNRSRKMDAEVEHGFEYVELDALLGEADFVVILAPYTPETVGMIGARELGLMKKTAVLINVARGAIVDEVALYDALKNGDIWAAGLDVFTTEPVPQDNPLLILPNVTVLPHIGSASITTRLGMMKLNGQAIMDVLEGREPENRVV; this is translated from the coding sequence ATGAAACAAAGAATCTTCATTACAAGAAAACTAGATGATGGAGTACTTGCGCCGCTCCGCGAAAAGTTTGATGTACGGATGTGGGAGTCGGAGAGTGAATCAGTACCGCGTGATATTTTATTGCAAGAAGTTGCGGAAGTGGATGCACTTTGGACAGTTTTGGCAGATAACGTCGATCGTGAATTGTTTGAAATGGCGCCGAAGTTGAAAGTCGTTTCAAACTTGGCGGTTGGCCATAACAATATTGATCTTGAGGTAGCGAAGGAACGAGGCATTATCGTGACCAATACGCCAGGTGTGTTGACGGAAACGACAGCGGATTTGACATTTGGACTGCTTTTGGCAACAGCGCGTCGTTTGATGGAGGCAGAAAATGATGTGCGAACGGGCAATTGGACGTCGTGGTCTCCGATGGGTTATACGGGTATGGACGTGGGAGGCGCGACGCTTGGAATTGTTGGTATGGGGCGGATTGGTGAAGCGGTAGCCCGCAGGGCCAAAGGGTTTGATATGCGCATTTTATATCACAATCGGAGTCGGAAAATGGATGCGGAAGTGGAGCATGGTTTTGAATATGTCGAATTGGATGCACTGCTAGGAGAGGCAGATTTTGTTGTGATTCTTGCACCATATACGCCGGAAACAGTTGGAATGATTGGGGCAAGGGAACTTGGGCTCATGAAAAAGACGGCGGTTCTTATTAATGTCGCACGCGGGGCCATTGTCGATGAGGTGGCGCTTTACGATGCCTTGAAAAATGGTGACATTTGGGCAGCAGGTCTTGACGTGTTTACAACGGAGCCTGTACCACAAGATAATCCGTTGTTGATACTACCGAATGTCACGGTGTTACCGCATATTGGTAGTGCGAGTATTACAACGCGTCTTGGGATGATGAAGTTGAATGGGCAGGCGATTATGGATGTGTTGGAAGGGCGAGAGCCGGAGAATCGGGTTGTTTAA